In Bacteriovorax stolpii, a single genomic region encodes these proteins:
- a CDS encoding B12-binding domain-containing radical SAM protein, translating into MNIVIINPPDKNTIVEFPDEKGDSFLEADDYGYFPPLGALYVLSYLEKNTTGHNLHFIDCVAEQVDHDALIERLKIIQPDVLGMTSFTISLVDIKMVAENVKANFPNCHICLGGHHAISYPNEAAAMPNIDSIVVGEGEKAFTDLVNCLEKKESIEHILGVYTKESIKRAEEPKKDNRFLNSVIVNPAYVDDVDTIPIPNRKFIKHIKYSSILGVSSNLATIISSRGCPYLCTFCNVPYKKYRARSPKLIADEIEECLKLGYDEFHFYDDLFNITPKRLIEICEEFERRELKITWDFRGRVNSLTKEALAIAKKNGCRLISFGVETGSDEGLKVLKKGCNVEKIQNAFRWCRELGIISVADYMIGLPHERSEADIIKNIQFLVDLDPDYAQFNIMTLYPHTEAYDQAVAKGLIEGGRWQKFAMNPTKDFKVDHWEEYVPMKRLVELHKYAYRKFYFRPRYIFRSAVKTKSPFEFMSKFRGALKILRT; encoded by the coding sequence ATGAATATAGTTATTATCAACCCGCCGGATAAAAACACCATCGTCGAATTTCCCGACGAAAAAGGCGACAGTTTTTTAGAAGCTGACGACTATGGTTATTTTCCTCCACTGGGTGCACTCTATGTTCTGTCTTACTTAGAGAAAAACACCACAGGTCACAATCTTCACTTCATCGACTGCGTGGCCGAACAAGTGGATCACGATGCTCTTATCGAAAGATTAAAAATCATTCAGCCTGATGTTTTAGGAATGACCAGCTTTACGATTTCTTTAGTCGACATCAAAATGGTTGCTGAAAATGTGAAGGCCAATTTTCCCAATTGCCACATTTGCCTTGGTGGACACCATGCGATTTCGTATCCAAACGAAGCTGCGGCCATGCCTAACATCGACTCGATTGTTGTTGGTGAAGGTGAAAAGGCCTTTACTGACTTAGTGAATTGCCTGGAAAAGAAAGAGTCGATTGAGCACATCCTAGGGGTCTATACAAAAGAATCTATCAAACGAGCAGAAGAACCGAAAAAAGACAATCGCTTCCTAAATTCTGTGATCGTCAATCCTGCGTATGTGGATGATGTCGACACAATTCCTATCCCCAATAGAAAATTTATTAAGCACATCAAATACAGCAGTATCTTAGGAGTAAGCAGTAACCTGGCGACGATTATCAGTAGTCGTGGATGCCCTTACCTTTGTACATTCTGTAATGTTCCTTACAAAAAATACCGTGCGAGAAGCCCGAAGCTGATCGCCGATGAAATCGAAGAGTGTTTAAAACTTGGTTACGATGAATTCCATTTCTACGATGACCTCTTTAACATCACTCCAAAACGCCTTATTGAAATCTGTGAAGAGTTTGAGCGCAGAGAGCTTAAGATTACCTGGGATTTTAGAGGACGCGTGAATTCACTCACTAAAGAGGCCCTGGCCATCGCCAAGAAAAATGGATGCCGCTTAATCTCATTTGGAGTGGAAACCGGAAGTGATGAAGGACTAAAAGTTTTAAAGAAAGGCTGCAATGTTGAAAAAATCCAGAATGCTTTCCGCTGGTGCCGAGAGCTTGGAATTATTTCCGTGGCCGACTATATGATTGGTCTTCCTCATGAAAGATCAGAGGCCGATATCATCAAGAATATTCAATTCCTTGTCGATTTAGACCCGGACTATGCTCAATTTAATATTATGACTCTATATCCACATACTGAAGCCTATGACCAGGCCGTGGCCAAAGGATTAATTGAAGGCGGAAGATGGCAGAAGTTTGCCATGAATCCGACCAAAGATTTTAAAGTGGATCACTGGGAAGAGTATGTGCCAATGAAGAGACTGGTAGAGCTACATAAGTATGCTTACCGCAAGTTTTATTTCAGACCGCGCTACATTTTCAGAAGCGCAGTCAAAACCAAATCACCTTTTGAATTTATGAGTAAATTCAGAGGGGCCTTAAAAATCCTTCGAACCTAA